The Flexivirga aerilata sequence TGGACGAGTTGGCCGAACCGACCACCAGCACGAGGTCGGTGTCGGCCGCGACCTGCCGGACCGCGTGCTGGCGGTTGCTCGTGGCATAGCAGATGTCGTCGCGGCGCGGCGCCTGCAGAGCGGGGAAACGACCGCGCAGGACAGTCGCGATCTCGTCGGCCTCCTCGACCGAGAGGGTGGTCTGCATGACGTAGGACACCCGCTCCGGATGGGCGACCTGCACGGACCGGGCATCGGCGACCGACCCGACGACCTCCACGTGATCGGGCGCCTCGCCCCGAGTGCCGACCACCTCCTCGTGATCGGCGTGGCCGATCAGGAAGACGGTGCGGCCGCTCCCGCTGAACCGGCGCACCTCCTGGTGCACCTTGGCTACCAGCGGGCAGGTCGCGTCGATCACGTGCAGCCGCCGCTCGATCGCCTGCCGCCGCACGGACGGCGCCACCCCGTGCGCGGCCAGCACGGCGGTCGCACCCTCGGGCACCTCGTCGAGCTCCTGCACGAAGACGGCGCCGCGCCGCTCCAGGTCGGCGACCACGTGGGTGTTGTGCACGATCTGCCGCCGCACGTAGACCGGCGCACCGTGCCGCTCCAGCGCGCGCTCGACGATCTCGATGGCCCGCTCCACACCGGCGCAGAACGACTGCGGCTCCGCACGCACGACCGTGCGCGGGCCACACGCGTCCAGCCACTGCTGCAGCACGGGCGCCGCGCGGCGCAGCGAGCGCAGCGCGGCGACCCCGCGCCGCAGCGTGCCGGGGTGCAGCAACGGATCATCGGCGGTGTCGACGACCGCTCGGACGATCGCGAGCTGCTGAGGGTCCAACTTCGTTGCCAGGTATGCCGATTCGGTGTCGACCGCCAAGCCGCCCCGGGCGGCGAGGGCGTCGCGCTCGGCGCCGGTCACGACGTGGTCGGCGCTCTCGACCGTGCCGACGTGCACCGTCAGCCCGGCCGCACGCAGGGCCGCCGCGAGCGGGCCGGCGGACGGCAGCCGGATCTCGGTGTCGTGGCAGCGAATGCGGTCGGCGACGACCAGGTCGCCCGGATGCACGGCCGGATCGAGACCGCCGGCGACACCCGCGACCACGGTCGGCAGGCCGGTCCGAGGCGGCGCACCGTCCGGCCCTCGCCCCGAGACGTGCACCGGGTCGCGCATCCCGCGCGCGACCGCGGCACGCTCGATGCGCAGCGGGGTGAGGAGCTGGGCCTGCGTCATACCAGCTCCAGGGTGGGGCGGTCGCCCCGCTCGCCACCGCGCAGCGCCGTCACCGCGCGACCCAGCGCCCAGATCGGGAAGATCTGCCGGTAGAGGTGGTAGGCGATGTAGAAGTCGCGGGGGAAGCCGGTGCCGGTGAACATCGCTTCGTCCCAACCGCCGTCCGGGCGTTGGGTTTTCGCGAGGTAGTCGATGCCGCGGGTCAGTGGTGGGCCGAGCTCACCGGCGGCGACGAGCGCCAGCAGCGACCAGGCGGTTTGGGAGGGGGTCGACTCCCCGCGACCGATCCACGCCGGGTCGGCGTAGGACCGCACGTCCTCGCCCCAGCCGCCGTCGTCGTTCTGGTGGGCGACCACCCAGCGCCGGGCCGCGCGGATCGCCGGGTCGGTCACGGGCACCCCCGCTGCGACGAGTGCGGGCACGACCGCGCCGGTGCCGTAGAGGTGGTTCGCGCCCCAGCGCCCGAACCAGGAGCCGTCGGCCTCCTGGTGGTCCAGCAGCCACCGCACGCCGCGCTTGCAGCGGGCGCCGCCCTGGCGGCCGACGGCCGCGAGCATCTCCACGACGTGGGCGGTGACGTCCGCGGAGGGCGGGTCGGTGACCGCGCCGAAGTCGCAGAACGGAAGCTTGCCAGGCAGTTTCGCGGTGCCGTCGGCGTCGAAGGCACCCCAGCCGCCGTCCTTGGACTGCATGCCGGCGGTCCACGCGATGCCGCGGGAGACGGCCCGGTCCACGAGCGGCTGGCGGTGGGAGATGACGCGGTTGAGCGCCATCACGATCACCGCGCTGTCGTCGGTGTCGGGGTAGTTGTCGTTGGCATACTCGAAGGCCCAGCCTCCGGGGGGCAGCGAGGGTCGGCGCACGGCCCAGTCGCCGGGGGTGGTGATCTGCTCGCCGACGAGCCAGTCGGCGGCCTTGCGGATCGCCTCGTCGCGCGGGTCGACCCCGGCGTCGAGGAAGGCGTTCAGCGTGAGCGCGGTGTCCCACACCGGCGACTGGCAGGCCTCGAAGCGGCGCACGCGGCCGTCGGCGGTGTCCTCGGTGATGACGAAACCTTCGAGGCCGTCGATCGCGGTCTTGAGCACCGGGTGGTCGAGCGGGTAGCCGAGTGCGTGGAGCGCGAGCACCGAGTAGATCCAGGGTGGTTGGATTCCGCCCCAGCAGCCGTCGGCCTCCTGCCGGGCGAGGATCCACTCGGCGGCCAGCCGGAGCGAGGCCCGGCGCAGCGGCCCGACCGGGTGCTTGCCGTAGGCGTGCAGCGCGGTGTCGAGCCGCTGGAAGACACCGGCGATCCCGCCGGCGGGCTCCGCCTCCCGTCGCGTCGCGCCGGTGCGCAGCTCGTCGAGGTTCCACGGCATCCGCCGCGTCGGGCGGAGCGTGCCGATCACCGTCAGCGGCACGATCGTCTGACGGGCCCAGCAACCCCAGTCATAGATGTTGAGTGGCACCCGCTTGCCGAGGAGCATCAGCTCCGGCGGCAGGTTGGGCAGGTCGCGCCAGTCCCACCAGCCGAACATCGCGCACCAGATGCGCGTGAAGACGCGGGTGCGCTCCAATCCGCCTGCGGCGAGGATGAATTCGCGGGCTGCGACCATGTGTTCCGCGGTCGGCTTGTCACCGGCGAGCCGCAGCGCGATCCAGGCCTCCACGGTCGTCGACAGTTCGCCCGGACCGCCGTAGTAGATGCCCCACGTGCCGTCCGCCCGCTGCTGGCTGCGGATCCAGCGGGCGGTCTGCTCACGCGTCTCGGCGGTGTCGATGCCGAGCAGCGTCCGGAACATCAGGTCCTCGGCGTCCATCGTGACGTTCGTCTCCAGCTCACCCTTCCAAGCGCCGGAGGGCAGCTGGAGCCCGCGCAGATAGGCGATCGCCCGGTCGGCTGTGGTGCGCGCACGGCCGGCCGCGGTGTCCTCGGATGCGGTTGTGCCGACGAGTGTTTCGGTCATCTGCGTCAGAGCTCCCGTCCGGCGACGTAGTGCGCCACCTCGGTCAGGCCGGCCACCGCGGCCGGGTCGAGTCGTGCGTCGTGCAGCGACCCGAGGGCCGCGTCGATCTCGGCGGCGGCGGCCCGGCGGCACCAGTCGCGGGCACCGAGGTCGTCGAGCTGCCGCGCGGCGTCCGCGATCGTGGCGTCGTCCGTCGGCCCGGTCGCGAGCCAGTCGCGTAGCCGCCCGGATCCGGGTTGTTCCAGCGCCCAGCTGACCGGCAGCGACCGCTTCTTCGCGCGCAGGTCGGAGTGGTTGGACTTGCCGGTCACCTGCGGGTCTCCCCAGCTGCCGAGCAGGTCGTCGACCAGCTGGAAGGCCGCACCGACGTGCCGGCCGTATGACGTCAGCGCCGCCCGCTGCTCCTGCGGCGCCCCGGCGAGGACGGCCGGGATGGCCGCGCTGCAGGCGAGCAGCACGCCCGTCTTCGCGGCCGCCATCGCGCGACACTCGGACAGCGAAACGTGCTCGCGCGCCTCGAATTCCATGTCGAGCACCTGCCCGTGGATGAGCTCCCGGGTGGTGCCAGCGAGCAGGTGCGCCGCGGCTGCCGCGTGCGGGCTCGGGTCGTCGAGCAGGGTCTCGAAGGCGAGCGTCTGCATGGCGTCGCCGGCGAGGATCGCGGTCGCGTCGTCCCAGACCGCCCACACCGTCGGCCGGTGCCGGCGGGTGCGGTCGCGGTCCATGATGTCGTCGTGCACCAACGAGAAGTTGTGCACCAGTTCGACGGCGACCGCCGCGCCGACGACCTGCGCCGGATCGACGCCGACCGCCTGCGCGCCGAGCAGCACCAGGGTGGGACGCAAACCCTTGCCGCCGTCGTGGGCGACGGGATTGCCTGCGGTGTCGACAAATCCGAGGTGGTAGGCGACGACGAGACGCTCCTGCCCGTCCAGGCTGTCGACCGCCTTGTGGAGTGCAGGGGTGAGGAGAGTGCGGGTCTGCTCGAGGACGGTGCGGAGCTCGGTCACGTCTGCCTCCGATCGGCTGGTGCCGCCCAGCCGTGCCGTTGACGCCGCGGGCGACGCCGCGGACCGGCCTGCGGCGAGCAGCGCCTCCGCCGCCGAATTGCCGCTGCGCACAGCACCTTCCATGGTTGCGGGCCACCCTGTGGCGGTCCATGCGCCGGCGAGGAAGACCCGCGGCGCGGCTGACTGCGCGGTCTGGCGGAGCCGGCTGCTGCCGGGCGCCTGCCGGAAGGTCGCCTCGGGTTCGCGGGTGACGAAGAAGTCGAGCACGGTCGCATCCGCGAGGGGCGGCAGCAGCGCGCGCAGGTGCGGCATCGCCCAGTCGCGCAGCTGGGCGTTGCTGCGGCCGACGAACGCGTCGGCCGCGGAGAGCGACACTGCGAGGTATTGGCCCTCGGTGAGCCCGGACTGCGTGGTGCGATCGAACACCCACTGCAGCGGACTGTCCACTGCCGCAACGAAGTCGGTGGCGAGCACGGGCCGGTCGAGCACGAGGTGCAGATTGACGATCGGTGAGACGCCGAGCCGGTCGGCGACATCGGCAGGCAGGCCGAGCACGGCCGGGTCGACACATCGCTGCAGCGCGGTCGGAGGCACGGCCAGCACGACGTGGTCGAAATCCTCTGGCCCGTCGGCGGTTTCGAGGGTCACCCGGTCATCGGTGGTCGACAGAGCGGTCACCTTGCTGCGGGCCCGGACGAACACCCCGGCGTCGTCCAGCGCGCGCACCGCGGCGTCACCGTGCAGGTGCT is a genomic window containing:
- the ispH gene encoding 4-hydroxy-3-methylbut-2-enyl diphosphate reductase, which produces MTQAQLLTPLRIERAAVARGMRDPVHVSGRGPDGAPPRTGLPTVVAGVAGGLDPAVHPGDLVVADRIRCHDTEIRLPSAGPLAAALRAAGLTVHVGTVESADHVVTGAERDALAARGGLAVDTESAYLATKLDPQQLAIVRAVVDTADDPLLHPGTLRRGVAALRSLRRAAPVLQQWLDACGPRTVVRAEPQSFCAGVERAIEIVERALERHGAPVYVRRQIVHNTHVVADLERRGAVFVQELDEVPEGATAVLAAHGVAPSVRRQAIERRLHVIDATCPLVAKVHQEVRRFSGSGRTVFLIGHADHEEVVGTRGEAPDHVEVVGSVADARSVQVAHPERVSYVMQTTLSVEEADEIATVLRGRFPALQAPRRDDICYATSNRQHAVRQVAADTDLVLVVGSANSSNSMRLVEVARAAGTDAHLIEDASDLRLEWLTGVHRIGVSAGASAPPTLVDELIAALSAFGDIEVTRHGGVTETVQFTLPREVV
- the shc gene encoding squalene--hopene cyclase — its product is MTETLVGTTASEDTAAGRARTTADRAIAYLRGLQLPSGAWKGELETNVTMDAEDLMFRTLLGIDTAETREQTARWIRSQQRADGTWGIYYGGPGELSTTVEAWIALRLAGDKPTAEHMVAAREFILAAGGLERTRVFTRIWCAMFGWWDWRDLPNLPPELMLLGKRVPLNIYDWGCWARQTIVPLTVIGTLRPTRRMPWNLDELRTGATRREAEPAGGIAGVFQRLDTALHAYGKHPVGPLRRASLRLAAEWILARQEADGCWGGIQPPWIYSVLALHALGYPLDHPVLKTAIDGLEGFVITEDTADGRVRRFEACQSPVWDTALTLNAFLDAGVDPRDEAIRKAADWLVGEQITTPGDWAVRRPSLPPGGWAFEYANDNYPDTDDSAVIVMALNRVISHRQPLVDRAVSRGIAWTAGMQSKDGGWGAFDADGTAKLPGKLPFCDFGAVTDPPSADVTAHVVEMLAAVGRQGGARCKRGVRWLLDHQEADGSWFGRWGANHLYGTGAVVPALVAAGVPVTDPAIRAARRWVVAHQNDDGGWGEDVRSYADPAWIGRGESTPSQTAWSLLALVAAGELGPPLTRGIDYLAKTQRPDGGWDEAMFTGTGFPRDFYIAYHLYRQIFPIWALGRAVTALRGGERGDRPTLELV
- the hpnE gene encoding hydroxysqualene dehydroxylase HpnE, with amino-acid sequence MTARPGSVCVVGGGLAGIAAALRLADAGLEVTLLESRARLGGLTHSFQRDGLWVDNGQHVFMRCCTAYLALLDRLGVRHLTTLQDRLDVPVASEATTTATRLRRSGLPAPLQLSGALLRHRWMPWSQRALVGAVAVAIGRLDRTAQAVDDQSFGVWLRRHGVSARAIETLWELIGKATLNADADDSSLALAATVFQVGMLADKSAADLGWASVPLQHLHGDAAVRALDDAGVFVRARSKVTALSTTDDRVTLETADGPEDFDHVVLAVPPTALQRCVDPAVLGLPADVADRLGVSPIVNLHLVLDRPVLATDFVAAVDSPLQWVFDRTTQSGLTEGQYLAVSLSAADAFVGRSNAQLRDWAMPHLRALLPPLADATVLDFFVTREPEATFRQAPGSSRLRQTAQSAAPRVFLAGAWTATGWPATMEGAVRSGNSAAEALLAAGRSAASPAASTARLGGTSRSEADVTELRTVLEQTRTLLTPALHKAVDSLDGQERLVVAYHLGFVDTAGNPVAHDGGKGLRPTLVLLGAQAVGVDPAQVVGAAVAVELVHNFSLVHDDIMDRDRTRRHRPTVWAVWDDATAILAGDAMQTLAFETLLDDPSPHAAAAAHLLAGTTRELIHGQVLDMEFEAREHVSLSECRAMAAAKTGVLLACSAAIPAVLAGAPQEQRAALTSYGRHVGAAFQLVDDLLGSWGDPQVTGKSNHSDLRAKKRSLPVSWALEQPGSGRLRDWLATGPTDDATIADAARQLDDLGARDWCRRAAAAEIDAALGSLHDARLDPAAVAGLTEVAHYVAGREL